In a single window of the Pseudodesulfovibrio profundus genome:
- a CDS encoding substrate-binding periplasmic protein, translating to MRITQLIAVIAMTAVFGLSAFAAPPLRVATEGAYPPFNYIDENGDLVGFDVDITKALCTAMGQECTIETIPWQQLLENLASGKVDLIVASMARTPEREQIADFSDYYYRSRSMFVGLPNTSINLTPYSDEQLTIATQSHTVQEQYLREQYPQSKTLACTTIQEAFTALIQGKADAVLIDSLTVFDFLQTDAGKPYDIIGPALPPNNTSSEARIAVAKGNKQLLERINKALRTIRLNGEFSRINHMYFPFSIY from the coding sequence ATGAGAATAACACAACTGATTGCAGTCATTGCAATGACAGCCGTGTTCGGTCTCTCGGCATTTGCAGCCCCGCCTCTGCGAGTTGCCACGGAAGGCGCATACCCTCCTTTCAATTACATTGACGAGAACGGCGACCTCGTAGGGTTTGATGTCGACATCACCAAAGCGCTCTGCACAGCCATGGGGCAGGAATGCACCATTGAGACCATCCCCTGGCAGCAGTTGCTTGAGAATCTTGCTTCCGGGAAAGTTGACCTGATTGTAGCAAGCATGGCCCGAACGCCGGAACGCGAGCAGATCGCCGATTTTTCGGATTATTACTACCGTTCTCGCAGTATGTTTGTCGGCTTGCCAAATACCTCTATCAACCTGACACCATACAGTGACGAGCAACTGACAATCGCTACGCAGAGCCATACGGTGCAAGAGCAGTACTTACGAGAACAGTATCCTCAATCAAAGACTCTTGCCTGTACAACAATTCAGGAGGCTTTCACGGCTTTGATACAAGGTAAAGCCGATGCCGTTCTGATTGACAGCCTCACTGTTTTCGACTTCCTGCAAACGGACGCCGGTAAGCCCTACGATATCATCGGCCCCGCTCTTCCGCCCAACAACACCTCAAGTGAAGCCAGAATCGCCGTGGCAAAGGGCAACAAACAACTCCTCGAAAGAATAAACAAAGCACTGAGAACCATTCGACTCAACGGCGAGTTTTCGAGGATAAACCATATGTATTTCCCGTTCTCAATCTACTAA
- the aspA gene encoding aspartate ammonia-lyase, producing the protein MSDYRKEHDSLGELPVPDDAYFGIQTLRARENFHITGITMSHYPRLIEALAYVKQAAAEANSSLGLLDETKSRAICRACEEVVSGKLHDQFVVDVIQGGAGTSANMNANEVICNRALEIMGYEKGQYEFLHPLNDVNMSQSTNDVYPSALNIAIILDLRALMEAMLYLQKSFMRKGKEFSEIIKMGRTQLQDAVPMTLGQEFNAWAVMIGEDVQRVDEAEDLVYEINMGATAIGTGLNSHPDYTRTVTEKLVQLTTLNLKSSPDLVEATQDTGVYVQLSGVLKRVAVKLSKICNDLRLLSSGPRCGLNEINLPPMQPGSSIMPGKVNPVIPEVVNQVAFAIVGSDVTVSMASEAGQLELNVMEPVIGFSLFQSINMLRRACITLADKCVSGITANAERCRDMVEHSIGLVTALNPYIGYEASADIAKEAMRTGGSVYQIVLDRGILSEEELEDILKPENMVKPRYVHRR; encoded by the coding sequence ATGAGTGATTACAGGAAGGAACATGATAGTTTAGGTGAACTGCCAGTACCAGATGATGCATATTTCGGCATTCAGACGCTTCGTGCTCGCGAGAATTTTCATATTACCGGCATTACCATGTCCCACTATCCGCGATTGATTGAGGCTTTGGCTTATGTCAAGCAGGCAGCGGCCGAGGCAAACTCCTCTTTGGGATTGCTTGATGAAACGAAAAGTCGTGCCATCTGCAGAGCATGTGAAGAAGTCGTGAGCGGAAAACTGCACGATCAATTCGTCGTAGACGTTATCCAGGGAGGGGCCGGAACTTCCGCCAACATGAACGCCAATGAGGTCATCTGCAACCGGGCGTTGGAAATAATGGGATACGAGAAGGGGCAGTATGAGTTCCTTCATCCACTCAATGACGTGAACATGTCTCAGTCTACCAATGATGTGTATCCGTCGGCCCTGAATATCGCCATCATACTTGACCTGCGGGCACTGATGGAAGCGATGCTGTACTTGCAGAAAAGCTTCATGCGCAAAGGCAAGGAGTTTTCCGAAATTATCAAGATGGGCCGTACCCAGTTGCAGGACGCTGTTCCCATGACGCTTGGGCAGGAATTCAATGCATGGGCCGTCATGATTGGTGAGGATGTGCAGCGTGTGGATGAGGCCGAGGACCTCGTTTACGAGATTAACATGGGCGCAACCGCCATCGGGACCGGTTTGAATTCGCACCCCGATTACACGCGGACCGTGACCGAGAAGCTCGTTCAGTTGACGACACTCAACCTCAAATCATCGCCGGATCTCGTTGAGGCGACACAGGATACGGGCGTGTACGTCCAGTTGTCCGGTGTGCTGAAACGTGTGGCGGTCAAGCTCTCCAAGATTTGCAATGACCTGCGATTGCTCTCAAGCGGTCCCCGCTGCGGGTTGAACGAGATCAACCTGCCGCCCATGCAGCCGGGGTCCTCCATCATGCCGGGCAAAGTCAATCCGGTCATCCCGGAAGTGGTCAATCAGGTCGCGTTCGCCATTGTCGGCAGTGACGTCACTGTTTCCATGGCCTCCGAGGCCGGACAGCTCGAACTGAACGTGATGGAGCCGGTCATCGGATTCTCTCTTTTCCAATCCATCAACATGCTGCGTCGAGCCTGTATTACACTGGCAGACAAGTGCGTCAGTGGAATTACGGCCAATGCCGAGCGTTGCCGGGATATGGTTGAGCACTCCATAGGACTTGTCACGGCGCTCAACCCGTATATAGGCTATGAGGCGTCTGCTGATATAGCCAAGGAAGCCATGCGAACCGGCGGTTCCGTTTATCAGATTGTTTTGGACAGAGGCATACTGAGCGAGGAGGAGTTGGAAGATATCCTGAAGCCGGAGAACATGGTCAAGCCACGATATGTGCATCGCAGATAG
- the typA gene encoding translational GTPase TypA yields the protein MSTKQNNEKLRNIAIIAHVDHGKTTLVDAMFKQSGLFREGQTIDDRIMDSMDLERERGITIAAKNCSVTWKDVKINIIDTPGHADFGGEVERSLSMADGAILLVDASEGPLPQTRFVLKKALERGLALMVVINKVDRQDARPDEVLNEIYDLFIDLDATEDQLDFPLLYAIGRDGIAMESPDERGENLHILLDTVLEHVPGPVHDTNEPFQMLVSDLSYSDYLGRLAIGKIHHGSAKSNDQLVCLADEGRQINLKVTKLQTYDGLKVVPTEECMPGDIVVIAGIEDVCIGDTICTKETPKALPRISVDEPTVSMRFGINTSPLAGREGKLVQTNKIRERLMKETLLNVAIQVEETENRDAYLVKGRGEFQMAILVEQMRREGFELTVGRPEVIIKVQDGKKLEPIEHLFVDCDEDFMGIVTEKIQTRKGRMTNMVNHGTGRVRLEFSVPSRSLIGYRDEFLTDTKGTGIMNSYLEGYGDYRGEFNSRYTGSLVADRSGSAVAYGLFNLEPRGRMFIVPGDDIYEGMIIGEHNRDNDINVNPAKEKKLTNMRASGKDEAVILTPVKPMTLEYALNFIKDDEQVEVTPKSIRLRKIELSALVRHREEGRRKKAKDN from the coding sequence ATGAGCACAAAACAAAACAACGAGAAACTTCGCAACATCGCCATCATCGCCCACGTCGACCACGGTAAGACCACCCTGGTGGACGCCATGTTCAAACAGTCCGGTTTGTTCCGCGAAGGACAAACTATAGACGACCGTATCATGGATTCCATGGACCTGGAGCGAGAACGCGGCATCACCATCGCCGCCAAAAACTGTTCCGTGACCTGGAAAGATGTCAAGATCAACATCATCGACACCCCCGGTCACGCCGACTTCGGCGGCGAGGTTGAGCGCTCCCTGTCCATGGCGGACGGAGCCATTCTGCTCGTTGACGCATCCGAAGGGCCGCTGCCGCAAACCCGCTTCGTGCTGAAAAAAGCGCTTGAGCGCGGACTGGCCCTCATGGTTGTCATCAACAAAGTTGACAGACAGGACGCCCGCCCGGACGAAGTGCTGAACGAAATTTATGACCTTTTCATCGATCTGGACGCCACGGAAGACCAGTTGGACTTCCCGCTGCTGTATGCCATTGGTCGCGACGGCATTGCCATGGAATCCCCGGATGAACGGGGCGAGAACCTTCACATCCTGCTGGATACAGTGCTTGAGCACGTTCCCGGCCCGGTTCACGACACCAATGAGCCCTTCCAGATGCTGGTTTCCGACCTGTCCTATTCCGACTACCTTGGTCGTCTGGCCATCGGAAAGATTCACCACGGCTCGGCTAAGTCCAACGACCAGTTGGTCTGCCTCGCCGATGAAGGCCGCCAGATCAACCTGAAGGTTACCAAGCTGCAGACATACGACGGTCTCAAGGTTGTTCCGACTGAAGAGTGCATGCCTGGCGACATCGTCGTCATCGCAGGCATCGAGGACGTATGCATCGGTGATACCATCTGCACCAAGGAAACCCCCAAGGCGCTGCCACGTATTTCCGTTGACGAACCCACGGTTTCCATGCGTTTTGGCATCAACACTTCCCCCCTTGCGGGCCGGGAAGGCAAACTGGTTCAAACCAACAAGATTCGCGAACGGTTGATGAAGGAAACCCTGCTCAACGTCGCCATCCAGGTCGAAGAAACTGAAAATCGTGATGCCTACCTCGTCAAGGGACGCGGTGAATTCCAGATGGCCATCCTCGTCGAGCAGATGCGCCGCGAAGGATTTGAGCTGACAGTCGGACGCCCGGAAGTCATCATCAAGGTACAGGACGGCAAGAAGCTTGAGCCCATTGAGCATCTGTTCGTTGATTGTGATGAAGACTTCATGGGAATCGTCACCGAGAAAATTCAGACCCGCAAAGGCCGCATGACCAACATGGTCAACCACGGCACTGGTCGCGTCCGTCTTGAGTTCTCGGTACCGTCCCGTTCGCTCATCGGCTACCGGGATGAGTTCCTGACCGACACCAAGGGTACTGGTATCATGAACTCCTACCTGGAAGGGTACGGAGATTACCGCGGCGAATTCAACTCCCGCTACACCGGATCTCTGGTTGCCGACCGCTCCGGCAGTGCCGTAGCTTACGGCCTGTTCAACCTTGAACCACGCGGTCGCATGTTCATCGTTCCAGGTGACGACATTTACGAAGGCATGATCATCGGCGAGCACAACAGGGATAATGACATCAACGTCAACCCTGCCAAGGAAAAGAAGCTCACCAACATGCGTGCTTCCGGTAAGGACGAAGCAGTTATCCTGACTCCGGTCAAACCCATGACATTGGAGTATGCACTGAACTTCATCAAGGATGACGAACAGGTCGAAGTAACACCGAAATCCATCAGGCTTCGGAAGATCGAACTCTCCGCTCTGGTCCGCCACAGAGAAGAAGGCCGACGCAAGAAAGCCAAAGACAACTAA
- a CDS encoding 4Fe-4S binding protein: MKLPFIKDSTLDYFRQAKEHGLPFWERLHGYVYGRWCYHYIGLAGDKDPWWRYLWAPLVFFIDKMTPFVPSERNKVGDPNQEKPTWGDTYHGKVMPLGEVSKLVTINRPVNTEVPEQVLPYTRAKEIILRNPERIVLLDCPCRTGMKSPCKPIDVCLLIGDPFASFMREHHPDKTRDITAEEALRILKAENARGHVSHAFFKDVMIGRFYAICNCCSCCCGAMKAQINGVHMLCSSGYLAEVNDENCVKCGICAGKCQFKAIGFNKDSAFIREDKCMGCGVCVEACAKDALTLRTAPEKGEPLLVDRL; this comes from the coding sequence ATGAAATTGCCATTTATCAAAGATTCCACCCTCGACTATTTCCGACAGGCCAAAGAGCACGGCCTGCCCTTCTGGGAACGCCTGCACGGGTATGTATACGGCCGCTGGTGTTATCACTATATCGGCCTTGCCGGGGACAAGGATCCCTGGTGGCGCTACCTATGGGCGCCTCTTGTCTTTTTCATCGACAAGATGACGCCGTTCGTTCCGTCGGAAAGAAATAAAGTCGGTGACCCCAATCAGGAAAAACCGACATGGGGCGACACCTATCACGGCAAAGTCATGCCACTTGGCGAGGTATCCAAACTCGTCACCATCAACAGGCCGGTCAACACCGAGGTGCCGGAACAGGTCTTGCCCTACACCCGCGCAAAGGAAATCATCCTGCGAAATCCCGAGCGGATAGTGCTTCTGGATTGTCCATGTCGAACCGGCATGAAATCACCCTGCAAACCCATTGATGTCTGTCTGCTGATCGGCGATCCGTTTGCATCGTTCATGCGCGAACACCATCCCGACAAGACCCGCGACATCACAGCGGAAGAAGCCCTTCGCATCCTGAAGGCGGAAAATGCCCGGGGCCATGTATCCCATGCATTTTTCAAGGATGTAATGATTGGTCGGTTCTACGCCATTTGCAACTGTTGCTCGTGTTGCTGCGGCGCCATGAAAGCCCAGATCAACGGAGTCCACATGCTGTGTTCCTCCGGCTATCTGGCCGAGGTAAATGACGAAAATTGCGTAAAGTGCGGCATCTGTGCCGGGAAGTGCCAATTCAAGGCCATCGGTTTCAACAAGGATTCCGCCTTCATCCGTGAGGACAAATGCATGGGGTGCGGCGTGTGCGTGGAAGCGTGCGCCAAAGATGCTCTCACTTTGCGCACCGCCCCTGAAAAAGGCGAACCGCTTCTGGTAGATAGACTGTGA
- a CDS encoding pilus assembly protein TadG-related protein: MQHRLQSFIRQERGVASVMVALGMTALLGLAALAIDIGQIHLKRGALQTAADTGALAGASSMMSEGHEFAKIRSVVTNYATRNMVADDKPAQALTNADIVFMKDGVPTEINPNQVEVTVTLSAERGNPLNLYFGRILGINTVDVQVVARAGIVGICSSKCVKPFVVPTKFEWDDTAAPGTKYYNNGEMDVDSPEEVNSVNVIGYGQDDIGTSIIIKPGDPQLAIVPGQYNLVDLPPANKGAPVTGADAVRENIAGCTGSNSEFAVEPGDELQLEPGNSQGPVKQGTGDLISQDPYAYWDTSTNSVQGSQHSDPLDSPRVALMAFYDPKQPPTSGRNSIIVYELGAFFIESVDSEGNVSARFMNTVAVDPISTDDTNCMLRMSRLVLDSSRQ, from the coding sequence ATGCAACACAGACTGCAATCATTCATCCGACAGGAAAGAGGCGTCGCCAGCGTCATGGTGGCCCTTGGCATGACAGCTCTTCTTGGGCTGGCCGCGCTGGCCATCGACATAGGTCAGATTCACCTGAAGCGCGGAGCTCTGCAAACCGCCGCAGACACAGGCGCGCTGGCAGGAGCAAGCTCCATGATGTCCGAAGGACATGAATTCGCCAAGATTCGATCAGTCGTTACCAACTACGCCACACGAAACATGGTCGCCGACGACAAGCCCGCACAAGCACTGACCAACGCGGATATCGTCTTCATGAAGGACGGCGTTCCAACAGAAATCAACCCCAATCAGGTTGAAGTGACCGTCACTCTCAGCGCTGAACGCGGCAATCCGCTGAATCTTTACTTCGGCAGGATTCTCGGCATTAACACAGTCGATGTCCAGGTTGTCGCCCGTGCCGGGATCGTAGGCATTTGTTCAAGCAAGTGCGTAAAGCCGTTTGTCGTTCCGACCAAGTTTGAATGGGATGACACTGCCGCTCCCGGAACCAAGTACTATAATAACGGCGAAATGGACGTAGATAGCCCAGAAGAAGTCAACTCGGTCAACGTTATCGGCTACGGCCAAGACGACATTGGCACATCCATCATCATCAAGCCCGGCGATCCTCAGCTTGCCATTGTTCCCGGTCAGTACAACCTTGTGGACCTGCCGCCTGCTAATAAGGGGGCTCCGGTCACGGGTGCTGATGCCGTCAGGGAAAACATTGCCGGTTGTACCGGATCAAACAGTGAATTTGCCGTGGAACCCGGTGACGAGCTGCAGTTGGAGCCAGGCAATTCACAGGGACCGGTCAAGCAGGGCACTGGAGATCTCATCAGTCAGGACCCATACGCCTATTGGGATACATCCACGAACTCCGTCCAGGGAAGCCAGCACAGTGATCCACTGGATAGCCCACGCGTCGCCTTGATGGCATTCTATGATCCCAAGCAGCCGCCCACGTCCGGCAGAAACTCGATCATCGTGTACGAGCTGGGTGCTTTCTTCATCGAAAGTGTTGACTCGGAAGGCAATGTTTCCGCCCGATTCATGAATACCGTCGCCGTTGATCCAATTTCCACTGACGATACCAACTGCATGCTCCGCATGAGCAGACTGGTACTCGACTCCAGCCGACAATAA
- a CDS encoding TadE/TadG family type IV pilus assembly protein encodes MRRNETHKQGVAIVEFALIMGILLVPLMAGVWDVSKFIDINQILTRAAREGVVLASRGKEPTETIQNYVESAGLDPSHLTVTITHGTDDINFGQEVSVVLTFDFSGYTIFPWEDIIPQGLSTAAFAKVE; translated from the coding sequence ATGCGCAGAAACGAGACTCACAAGCAAGGAGTGGCAATAGTCGAATTTGCATTGATCATGGGCATTCTCCTCGTGCCGCTCATGGCCGGTGTTTGGGACGTATCCAAGTTCATCGACATCAATCAGATTCTTACCCGAGCCGCCAGAGAAGGCGTTGTGCTCGCCTCTCGCGGCAAGGAACCAACCGAGACAATTCAAAATTATGTGGAATCGGCAGGGCTGGACCCAAGCCATCTGACTGTCACTATCACGCACGGTACCGATGACATCAACTTCGGACAGGAAGTGAGTGTTGTATTGACTTTTGATTTTTCCGGTTACACCATCTTTCCATGGGAAGATATCATCCCGCAGGGCCTGTCAACCGCAGCCTTCGCAAAGGTGGAGTAA
- a CDS encoding substrate-binding periplasmic protein, producing METLSTRIRRTVIAMALSIFVLLATGGVSHAEQPMRVVCDTWPPYQITRSGQVSGFAVEVVEAMFEQLNVSTTKLQSYPWKRALSILEHGHADALFSANYTRDRTIFAHYPDEPLVEAPWVVWTRDDTNIRTMEDLKGKRVGVVLGYSYTPAFWTFIETFCDVEQVSTDEINMHKLEHGRLDAMAAEYGNGLYLSRKLGFKRVTPLRDLEIKSDGLYIIFNKETVEASFVDRFSQELTRFKETETYSSIYKRYFE from the coding sequence ATGGAAACCTTGTCTACACGTATCAGGCGCACCGTTATTGCCATGGCACTGAGCATATTCGTGCTGCTGGCAACAGGTGGTGTAAGCCATGCCGAGCAGCCCATGCGAGTGGTGTGCGACACGTGGCCCCCTTACCAGATCACCCGGAGCGGACAGGTTTCAGGTTTCGCTGTCGAAGTCGTTGAAGCTATGTTTGAACAACTGAATGTTTCGACCACTAAGCTGCAAAGCTACCCGTGGAAGCGGGCCTTATCCATACTCGAACACGGTCATGCCGACGCTTTGTTTTCTGCCAACTATACGCGTGACAGAACCATCTTCGCACACTACCCGGACGAACCGCTTGTGGAAGCGCCCTGGGTGGTGTGGACCAGGGATGACACCAATATTCGTACCATGGAAGATCTGAAGGGGAAGCGGGTTGGCGTGGTCCTTGGCTACAGCTACACCCCTGCCTTCTGGACATTCATCGAAACATTTTGTGATGTCGAGCAGGTTTCGACCGATGAAATCAACATGCACAAGCTTGAACATGGCCGCCTCGACGCCATGGCCGCAGAATATGGCAATGGCTTGTATCTCTCCCGAAAGCTCGGCTTCAAGCGGGTCACACCACTTCGCGACCTTGAGATCAAGAGCGATGGTCTCTACATCATTTTCAACAAGGAAACCGTTGAAGCCTCTTTCGTTGACAGGTTTTCCCAAGAATTGACGCGATTCAAGGAAACGGAAACCTACAGTAGTATCTACAAGCGTTACTTCGAGTAG
- a CDS encoding septal ring lytic transglycosylase RlpA family protein, with translation MRYLIALFAIVTVLAMTGCASVNPFPKRVYSTPPSKTPSQAPGSFDPKTNPYTVFGRTYYPLKSAEGYDEVGIASWYGKDFHGKKTANGRIYNMYGVSAAHKTLPLGTQVRVTNLENRRSVVLVINDRGPFVGERIIDLSYGAAQKLDTVQRGVAKVRVTAIGTIPAARTTTVKAATSPQYFHVRVGAFADKNNAVRTYHRLVSIGYKDAVINTVRRNGQTLHVVQAGSFSDRNKAERVRRRLLSDFPTCYITS, from the coding sequence ATGCGTTACCTCATAGCTCTGTTTGCCATAGTCACGGTGTTAGCCATGACGGGCTGCGCGTCTGTCAATCCATTCCCGAAACGTGTGTACTCCACGCCACCGTCAAAGACGCCCTCGCAGGCTCCCGGCAGTTTCGACCCAAAAACCAATCCCTACACCGTGTTCGGGCGCACATACTATCCGCTCAAATCAGCAGAAGGGTATGATGAGGTCGGTATCGCGTCATGGTACGGAAAAGATTTTCACGGGAAAAAAACAGCCAATGGCCGTATCTACAACATGTACGGTGTGTCCGCTGCGCACAAGACACTGCCTCTTGGCACACAGGTCCGGGTGACCAACCTTGAGAACAGGCGAAGCGTCGTGCTGGTTATCAACGATCGCGGGCCGTTTGTGGGGGAACGGATCATTGATCTGTCGTATGGTGCCGCGCAAAAGCTGGATACCGTCCAGCGCGGTGTGGCGAAAGTTCGTGTAACGGCCATCGGGACCATCCCGGCGGCGCGAACCACAACCGTCAAGGCAGCAACTTCTCCCCAATATTTTCATGTTCGCGTCGGAGCCTTTGCCGACAAGAACAATGCGGTGAGGACGTATCACCGCCTGGTCTCCATTGGCTACAAGGACGCTGTTATCAATACCGTCCGGCGAAACGGACAGACCCTCCATGTCGTACAGGCCGGGAGTTTCTCGGATCGAAACAAGGCGGAACGCGTCCGGCGGCGGCTCTTGTCCGATTTCCCCACGTGCTACATCACCAGTTGA
- a CDS encoding DsrE family protein, which translates to MTKQVSDSIFIIWSSSDPEVAHNLALMYGHNAMSQNWWKRVRFIIWGPSAKLTAEDIDIQIKIKEMMASGVDVWACRACSENYDVSDELESLGINVLFVGKPVTEMLKSGWRQLTF; encoded by the coding sequence ATGACCAAACAAGTCTCTGATTCCATCTTCATTATCTGGAGTTCATCTGACCCCGAAGTAGCGCACAACCTGGCGCTGATGTACGGACACAATGCAATGTCGCAAAATTGGTGGAAACGCGTCCGCTTTATCATATGGGGACCGTCGGCAAAGCTGACAGCCGAGGACATTGATATTCAGATTAAAATCAAGGAAATGATGGCCAGTGGAGTTGATGTTTGGGCATGCAGGGCATGCTCGGAGAACTATGATGTTTCAGACGAGCTTGAAAGCCTCGGCATCAATGTTCTTTTTGTTGGAAAACCCGTCACCGAGATGCTCAAGTCCGGATGGCGGCAGCTAACCTTCTAG
- a CDS encoding TadE/TadG family type IV pilus assembly protein, giving the protein MQRARNHKNRRGSSIVEVALLLPIFMMIMMGVMDFARLYWTQSVVRGAAYEGVRAAILAETTNTQVESIILSELSIGGVEATPSVTVGTREPQQPVDVTVAVPFTFLAIDRLIPPLGGVNQVTATAVMTHER; this is encoded by the coding sequence ATGCAGAGAGCCAGAAACCATAAGAACAGACGCGGGTCTTCCATCGTAGAGGTCGCGCTCCTGTTGCCCATATTCATGATGATCATGATGGGTGTTATGGATTTCGCTCGCCTCTACTGGACACAAAGTGTCGTCCGTGGCGCCGCCTATGAAGGTGTCCGGGCTGCCATACTTGCAGAAACCACCAATACACAGGTCGAATCAATAATCCTCAGTGAGTTGAGCATCGGTGGCGTGGAAGCCACACCATCAGTTACAGTCGGCACCCGTGAACCCCAACAGCCGGTTGACGTGACCGTTGCCGTGCCGTTCACATTCCTCGCCATCGATCGACTGATCCCCCCGCTTGGCGGTGTCAATCAGGTTACCGCTACGGCCGTTATGACCCATGAGAGGTAG